From the genome of Candidatus Chlamydia corallus, one region includes:
- a CDS encoding endonuclease III domain-containing protein — MKKFILTTLNSLFPNPKPSLKGWSTPFQLLIAILLSGNSTDKAVNSVTPQLFSEAPDAQSILNLPPERLYKLIAPCGLGERKAAYIYELSQFLVNDFYGEPPNEMALLTQLPGVGRKTASVFLGIAYGKSTFPVDTHILRLAQRWKISDKKSPSAAEKDLVRFFGNDNSPKLHLQLIYYARQYCPALNHKIHNCPICSFLAKRGA, encoded by the coding sequence ATGAAAAAATTTATTCTCACGACACTAAACTCGCTATTTCCCAACCCAAAACCATCTCTAAAAGGATGGTCTACGCCTTTCCAACTCCTGATTGCTATTCTCTTATCTGGAAATTCTACGGACAAAGCGGTAAATTCTGTCACTCCTCAACTCTTTTCAGAAGCTCCAGACGCACAATCTATTTTAAATTTGCCTCCAGAAAGGCTTTACAAGCTAATTGCCCCTTGCGGTCTTGGAGAGAGAAAAGCCGCCTATATTTATGAATTGTCTCAATTTTTAGTGAACGATTTTTATGGAGAACCTCCTAATGAGATGGCTCTTCTCACACAACTTCCAGGAGTCGGCAGAAAAACAGCTTCGGTTTTTCTTGGCATCGCCTACGGAAAATCTACATTCCCTGTGGACACTCACATTTTGCGTTTAGCGCAGCGATGGAAAATTTCTGATAAGAAAAGCCCTTCGGCTGCCGAAAAAGATCTGGTTCGCTTTTTTGGGAACGATAATTCACCAAAACTGCATCTGCAACTCATCTACTATGCACGACAATATTGTCCTGCTTTAAACCATAAAATTCACAATTGCCCTATATGTTCGTTTCTTGCAAAAAGAGGCGCTTAG
- the secA gene encoding preprotein translocase subunit SecA — translation MLGFLKRFFGSSQERTLKKFQKLVDKVNIYDEMLTPLSDDELRNKTAELKQRYRDGESLDHMLPEAYGVVKNVCRRLTGTPVEVSGYHQRWDMVPYDVQILGAIAMHKGFITEMQTGEGKTLTAVMPLYLNALTGRPVHLVTVNDYLAQRDCEWVGSVLRWLGLTTGVLVSGTLLEKRKQIYQCDVVYGTASEFGFDYLRDNSIATRIEEQVGREHYFAIIDEVDSILIDEARTPLIISGPGERHNPVYFELKEKVANLVYLQKELCSRIALEARRGLDSFLDADVLPKDKKVLEGISEFCRSLWLVSKGMPLNRVLRRVREHPDLRAMIDKWDVYYHAEQNKEESLERLSELYIIVDEHNNDFELTDKGMQQWVEYAGGSTEDFVMMDMGHEYALIESDETLSPTDKINKKIAVSEEDTLRKSRAHGLRQLLRAQLLMERDVDYIVREDQIVIIDEHTGRPQPGRRFSEGLHQAIEAKEHVTIRKESQTLATVTLQNFFRLYEKLAGMTGTAITESREFKEIYNLYVLQVPTFKPCLRIDHNDEFYMTEREKYHAIVNEIATTHGKGNPILVGTESVEVSEKLSRILRQNRIDHTVLNAKNHAQEAEIIAGAGKLGAVTVATNMAGRGTDIKLDNEAVIVGGLHVIGTTRHQSRRIDRQLRGRCARLGDPGSAKFFLSFEDRLMRLFASPKLNALIRHFRPPEGEAMSDPMFNKLIETAQKRVEGRNYTIRKHTLEYDDVMNKQRQAIYAFRHDVLHAEHVFDLAKEILCHVSLMVASLVISDRQFKGWTLANLQEWMNSSFPIVLNIEELRQLKDVDSVAEKIAAELIQEFQVRFEHMIEGLSKAGSKELDALAICEDVIRSVMVMHIDEEWRVHLVDMDLLRSEVGLRTVGQKDPLLEFKHESFLLFESLIRDIRITIARHLFRLELTIESNNRIDNVIPSVATSFHSNVNYGPLELTVVTDSEDQD, via the coding sequence ATGTTAGGTTTTCTTAAGCGCTTCTTTGGCTCCTCTCAAGAGCGTACTTTAAAAAAATTTCAAAAACTTGTGGATAAGGTGAACATTTATGATGAAATGCTCACACCCTTATCTGATGATGAATTGCGTAATAAGACTGCAGAATTAAAGCAGCGGTATCGTGATGGAGAGTCTCTTGATCACATGCTTCCTGAAGCTTATGGTGTCGTGAAAAACGTCTGTCGACGTTTAACTGGCACCCCAGTCGAAGTCTCAGGATATCATCAAAGATGGGATATGGTTCCTTATGATGTTCAGATTTTAGGGGCCATTGCTATGCACAAAGGATTTATTACAGAGATGCAGACGGGAGAAGGGAAAACTCTTACTGCAGTTATGCCCCTGTATTTAAATGCTTTGACAGGTAGGCCAGTACATTTAGTTACTGTTAACGACTACCTTGCCCAGCGAGATTGTGAATGGGTAGGATCGGTATTGCGTTGGCTAGGACTTACCACTGGGGTTTTGGTGTCAGGAACTCTTTTAGAAAAGCGCAAGCAAATTTATCAATGTGATGTTGTCTATGGTACAGCATCTGAGTTTGGTTTTGATTATTTGAGAGATAATTCTATAGCTACTCGTATTGAAGAGCAGGTAGGTAGAGAACATTACTTTGCTATCATTGATGAGGTTGACTCGATATTGATAGATGAAGCTAGAACACCCTTAATTATCTCGGGTCCTGGAGAGAGACATAACCCTGTCTATTTTGAGCTCAAAGAAAAAGTCGCGAATCTTGTTTATTTGCAAAAAGAGCTTTGTAGTCGTATTGCTTTGGAAGCTCGTCGAGGTTTGGACAGCTTTTTGGATGCTGATGTTCTTCCTAAAGACAAAAAAGTTCTTGAAGGCATTTCTGAATTTTGCCGTAGCCTCTGGTTAGTAAGCAAGGGAATGCCTTTGAATCGTGTTTTACGTCGTGTACGTGAGCACCCTGATCTTCGTGCTATGATCGATAAGTGGGATGTTTATTATCATGCTGAGCAGAATAAAGAAGAGAGCTTAGAGCGTCTTTCAGAGCTCTACATTATTGTTGATGAGCATAACAATGATTTTGAGCTCACAGATAAAGGCATGCAGCAGTGGGTTGAATATGCTGGAGGCTCTACCGAAGACTTTGTGATGATGGATATGGGGCATGAATACGCTCTTATAGAAAGCGATGAGACTCTATCACCTACGGATAAGATCAATAAAAAAATTGCAGTTTCTGAAGAAGATACTTTAAGAAAGTCTCGTGCCCATGGGTTACGACAATTATTACGGGCTCAGCTTCTGATGGAACGTGATGTAGACTATATTGTCCGTGAAGATCAGATTGTAATTATCGATGAACATACAGGACGTCCTCAACCTGGACGACGTTTTTCTGAAGGATTACATCAAGCTATCGAAGCTAAAGAACACGTCACTATCCGTAAGGAATCTCAGACACTTGCTACTGTTACTCTCCAAAATTTCTTCCGTCTATATGAGAAGCTTGCAGGCATGACAGGCACAGCTATTACGGAGTCGCGAGAGTTTAAAGAAATTTATAATCTTTATGTACTCCAAGTGCCCACATTCAAGCCTTGTTTACGTATAGATCACAATGACGAATTTTATATGACAGAGCGTGAAAAGTACCACGCTATTGTTAATGAGATTGCGACTACCCATGGGAAAGGGAATCCTATTCTTGTAGGTACAGAATCTGTAGAGGTTTCTGAAAAACTTTCTCGAATTTTGCGGCAGAATCGCATAGACCATACTGTATTGAATGCTAAGAATCATGCTCAAGAAGCAGAAATTATAGCAGGCGCAGGTAAATTAGGTGCTGTGACTGTAGCTACAAATATGGCAGGCCGAGGAACAGATATCAAATTGGATAATGAAGCTGTAATCGTTGGTGGTCTACATGTGATTGGTACCACGCGGCATCAATCGCGTCGGATTGATAGGCAGTTACGTGGGCGTTGTGCTCGTTTAGGAGATCCTGGATCTGCAAAATTCTTTTTATCTTTTGAAGATCGTCTAATGCGACTTTTCGCCTCTCCTAAATTGAATGCCCTGATTCGTCATTTCCGTCCTCCAGAAGGAGAAGCTATGTCGGATCCTATGTTTAATAAGCTCATAGAAACAGCGCAGAAGCGTGTAGAGGGGAGAAACTATACTATCCGTAAGCATACCCTAGAGTATGATGATGTGATGAATAAGCAAAGACAGGCGATATATGCTTTTCGTCATGATGTCTTACATGCTGAGCATGTCTTTGATCTTGCAAAAGAAATCCTATGTCATGTTTCTCTGATGGTAGCATCCTTGGTTATCAGCGATCGTCAGTTCAAAGGGTGGACGTTGGCAAATCTTCAGGAATGGATGAACTCTTCTTTCCCTATTGTCTTAAATATAGAGGAACTTAGACAGCTTAAAGATGTAGATTCTGTTGCTGAAAAGATCGCTGCGGAGCTTATTCAGGAGTTCCAGGTACGCTTTGAGCATATGATTGAAGGGCTTTCGAAAGCTGGGAGCAAAGAATTGGATGCATTGGCTATTTGTGAAGATGTCATTCGCTCTGTAATGGTCATGCATATTGATGAGGAGTGGCGTGTTCATCTTGTAGATATGGACTTGCTACGTAGTGAAGTTGGTTTACGTACTGTAGGGCAGAAAGATCCTTTATTAGAATTTAAACACGAATCTTTCCTACTGTTTGAGAGTTTGATTCGCGATATTCGTATTACGATTGCGCGGCATCTTTTCCGTCTTGAATTAACCATAGAGTCGAATAACCGCATAGACAATGTGATTCCTAGTGTAGCCACATCTTTCCATAGTAATGTTAATTATGGTCCCTTAGAGTTGACTGTAGTTACAGATTCTGAAGATCAAGATTAA
- the brnQ gene encoding branched-chain amino acid transport system II carrier protein, translating to MKKNTPDKTNNKKNLSIWSIGGSIFAMFFGAGNIVFPLALGFHYNAHPWFAYFGMMLTAVCVPLLGLVSMLFYSGDYQKFFFSIGRIPGMIFIVAILLLIGPFGGIPRAIAVSHATLISLSESKSALIPSLPIFSGICCVLIYLFSCKLSRLIQWLGSVFFPVMLVTLLWVIIRSFIIPEHPMIQEFSPDRSQAWFAGFIEGFNTMDLLAAFFFCSIVLISLRQLMAEEKHPTAEEVPLNFQGISKKNKRSLVLGFLLAAILLGCTYLGFVLSAARHASLLVNVSKGHILGRISAIALGPNSILTGVSVFIACLTTEIALVGIVADFLARVVSFKKLNYATAVICTLIPTYFISILNFETISHLLLPLLQLSYPALIALACGNIAYKLWNFRYSAVLFYLTLSLTIVLKLVN from the coding sequence ATGAAAAAAAACACACCTGATAAAACCAATAATAAAAAAAATTTGTCCATTTGGTCTATTGGAGGATCTATTTTCGCTATGTTCTTTGGAGCTGGCAATATTGTCTTTCCCCTAGCCCTCGGATTCCACTATAATGCTCATCCCTGGTTTGCCTATTTTGGCATGATGCTTACCGCTGTATGCGTTCCTCTTCTAGGTTTGGTCAGCATGTTGTTCTATTCTGGGGACTATCAGAAATTCTTTTTCTCTATAGGAAGAATTCCTGGAATGATTTTTATTGTAGCCATTCTACTTCTGATTGGTCCCTTTGGGGGAATTCCGCGAGCCATTGCGGTATCTCATGCTACATTGATTTCACTATCTGAGTCTAAGAGCGCACTCATTCCTTCTCTGCCTATTTTTAGTGGGATTTGCTGTGTACTTATCTATCTCTTTTCATGCAAGCTAAGCCGCTTAATTCAGTGGCTGGGCTCTGTATTTTTCCCTGTTATGTTGGTTACCTTACTTTGGGTGATCATCCGTAGTTTTATTATTCCCGAACACCCCATGATTCAAGAGTTTAGTCCAGACAGATCTCAAGCTTGGTTTGCAGGATTCATTGAAGGTTTCAATACTATGGATTTACTTGCAGCGTTTTTCTTCTGCTCCATCGTTTTGATCTCTTTACGTCAGCTTATGGCTGAAGAGAAGCATCCTACAGCTGAAGAAGTCCCTCTCAATTTCCAAGGGATTAGTAAAAAAAATAAACGTTCCTTAGTTTTAGGGTTCTTGCTTGCTGCCATCTTATTAGGATGCACCTATCTTGGATTTGTTTTATCTGCCGCACGTCATGCCAGCTTACTTGTGAATGTAAGTAAAGGTCATATTCTTGGAAGGATCTCCGCTATTGCACTGGGGCCAAATAGCATTCTTACAGGAGTAAGTGTCTTTATTGCGTGTCTAACAACAGAAATTGCTTTAGTAGGTATTGTTGCCGACTTTCTAGCTCGCGTAGTTTCCTTTAAGAAATTAAACTACGCCACAGCCGTAATTTGCACTCTAATCCCTACATATTTCATTTCTATTTTAAATTTTGAAACCATAAGCCACCTGCTCTTGCCTTTGCTACAACTTAGCTATCCAGCTTTAATTGCATTGGCTTGTGGCAACATTGCCTACAAGTTATGGAACTTCCGTTACTCCGCAGTCTTGTTTTATTTAACCCTCTCTCTTACAATTGTTCTAAAATTAGTAAATTAA
- a CDS encoding tetratricopeptide repeat protein → MWLVILWALAASLTIALVAKGYYRFVHFRRYAAQVIREVRLSMELKEWALAEQQLLPILKKRSYRRQCLFEYMRILRKMQRFEESEKLLAEAQKLGLNGPHFFLEIAYKAYRFGAFKECSQAFAAVPKDLFEEEDAAKYASALVHLGYLDAACSLIEPWISPLSHQETFVTMGHIYFTSKRYQDAIDFYNRANALGTCPVEVTYNLAQAYRITSNYAQAGKLFRKLLSHALYKEEALFNIGLCEQKLGRPGKALLIYQSSNLWSHGDALLMKYAALAAMEQRDYPLAERCWELALRCSTFAKDYKCGLGYGFSLCRLRKYGDAERVYCNVIQNFPECLTAYKALAWLCGVGYATILSSEEGLMYAKKAVEIDHNCATLELLSACEARCGNFDAAYEIQSFLSSRDISLQEKQRRSQILRILRKKLPLNDHHIVEVDALLAA, encoded by the coding sequence ATGTGGTTGGTCATCTTGTGGGCACTAGCTGCAAGTTTAACAATAGCGCTAGTTGCTAAAGGTTATTATCGCTTTGTTCATTTTCGTCGTTATGCTGCGCAAGTTATACGAGAGGTACGCCTAAGTATGGAGCTCAAAGAATGGGCGCTTGCCGAACAACAACTTTTGCCCATTTTAAAAAAACGATCCTATCGAAGGCAGTGTTTATTTGAGTATATGCGTATTCTACGCAAGATGCAACGTTTTGAGGAATCCGAAAAGTTGCTTGCTGAAGCGCAGAAATTAGGATTAAACGGGCCACACTTTTTCTTAGAAATTGCTTATAAAGCCTACAGATTTGGGGCTTTTAAAGAATGTTCGCAAGCCTTTGCTGCCGTTCCTAAAGACTTATTCGAGGAAGAGGATGCTGCAAAATATGCTTCAGCTCTTGTACACTTAGGTTATTTAGACGCTGCCTGTAGTTTGATTGAGCCATGGATTTCCCCCCTGTCTCACCAAGAGACTTTTGTGACTATGGGGCATATTTATTTCACTTCCAAGCGTTATCAAGACGCTATAGATTTTTATAATCGCGCCAATGCTTTGGGAACCTGTCCTGTTGAGGTGACCTATAATCTAGCACAAGCGTATCGGATTACCTCAAACTATGCGCAAGCAGGCAAATTATTCCGTAAACTCTTGTCACATGCTCTCTACAAAGAAGAAGCTTTATTTAATATCGGGCTTTGTGAACAAAAACTGGGGAGACCAGGAAAAGCTTTACTCATCTATCAAAGCAGCAATCTTTGGTCTCATGGGGATGCTTTACTGATGAAATATGCAGCTTTGGCAGCTATGGAGCAACGAGATTATCCATTAGCAGAGCGCTGCTGGGAGTTGGCTTTACGCTGTTCCACATTTGCTAAAGATTACAAATGCGGGCTAGGCTATGGTTTTAGCTTGTGTCGATTACGTAAATATGGAGATGCAGAACGTGTATATTGCAATGTGATTCAAAATTTCCCTGAATGTTTGACTGCTTACAAGGCTTTGGCTTGGCTTTGTGGAGTTGGATATGCAACCATACTTTCTTCAGAAGAAGGGTTGATGTACGCAAAAAAGGCCGTGGAAATCGATCATAATTGTGCAACTTTAGAGTTGTTAAGTGCATGTGAAGCGCGTTGTGGCAATTTTGATGCCGCTTATGAAATTCAATCTTTTCTTTCTTCTCGAGATATCTCTTTGCAAGAGAAGCAACGACGCTCACAGATTTTGCGAATTTTACGTAAAAAACTACCTCTCAATGATCATCATATTGTGGAAGTGGATGCTCTGCTTGCCGCGTAA
- a CDS encoding phosphatidylserine decarboxylase — translation MQKPQYIDRLTKKKVIEPIFYEKTMLFLYNSKLGKKLSVFLSTHPIFSRIYGWLQRCSWTRRQIRPFMTRYKISEKELTKPVCEFTSFNDFFTRKLKSKARPIVDGNEVCITPVDGRYLVYRNASEFDEFIVKSKSFSLPKLLGDHELTKLYAHGSIIFARLAPFDYHRFHFPCDCIPQKTRYVNGALFSVHPLAVKDNFILFCENKRTVTVLETERFGNILYLEVGALNVGSIVQTFSPNKTYAKGSEKGFFAFGGSTVILLFLPNAIRFDNDLLKNSRMGFETRCLMGQSLGRSQREES, via the coding sequence GTGCAGAAGCCCCAATATATTGATAGACTTACCAAAAAAAAAGTAATAGAACCTATATTTTATGAAAAAACAATGTTGTTCCTATACAACTCTAAATTAGGCAAAAAACTCTCAGTATTTCTATCAACACACCCTATATTTTCTCGAATTTATGGCTGGCTTCAAAGGTGCTCGTGGACACGTCGACAAATTCGCCCCTTCATGACCCGATATAAAATTTCTGAAAAAGAATTAACAAAACCTGTTTGCGAATTCACCTCCTTCAACGATTTTTTTACCCGGAAGTTGAAATCCAAAGCTCGCCCCATTGTTGACGGGAATGAGGTGTGCATCACCCCTGTCGATGGACGTTACCTTGTCTATCGTAATGCTTCGGAATTCGATGAATTTATTGTTAAATCAAAATCCTTTTCATTACCTAAGCTTTTAGGAGATCATGAATTAACAAAGTTATATGCTCATGGCAGTATTATTTTTGCTCGCCTTGCTCCCTTTGATTATCATCGATTCCATTTTCCCTGTGATTGCATCCCTCAAAAGACTCGTTATGTGAATGGAGCGCTTTTCTCAGTTCATCCTTTAGCTGTTAAAGACAATTTCATTTTATTTTGTGAAAATAAACGCACTGTTACTGTTCTTGAAACAGAGCGGTTCGGCAACATTCTCTATTTAGAAGTTGGAGCTCTTAATGTAGGCTCCATTGTACAAACATTCTCTCCAAACAAAACCTATGCTAAAGGGTCAGAGAAGGGCTTTTTTGCTTTTGGTGGCTCTACAGTAATCTTGCTCTTTTTGCCTAACGCTATACGATTCGATAATGATCTTTTGAAGAATTCCCGTATGGGTTTTGAAACCCGCTGTCTTATGGGACAGTCGTTAGGCAGGTCTCAGAGAGAAGAAAGTTAG
- the mnmE gene encoding tRNA uridine-5-carboxymethylaminomethyl(34) synthesis GTPase MnmE yields MLKHDTIAAIATPPGEGSIAVVRLSGSQAIVIADRIFSGSVPDFASHTLHLGQVIFEGILIDQALLLLMRAPRSFTGEDVVEFQCHGGFFACSQILDALIASGARPALPGEFSQRAFLNGKIDLVQAEAIQNLIVAENVDAFRIAQSHFQGNFSKKIQEVHTLIIEALAFLEVLGDFPEEAQPELIVPQEKIQSALNIVVDFISSFDEGQRLAQGTSLILAGEPNVGKSSLLNAFLQKNRAIVNHIPGTTRDILEEQWLLQGKRIWLMDTAGQRTTHNDIEREGIERALSAMEEAEGILWVLDATRPPAELPKILFAKPSFLLWNKADLNPPRFLDTSLPQFAVSAKTGEGLAEVKQALGQWMQKQEAGKTSKVFLVASRHHTILQEVAQYLGEAQKNLHLQPPEITALDLRQALQSIGTLSGKEVTETILGEIFSKFCIGK; encoded by the coding sequence ATGCTAAAGCACGATACTATTGCTGCCATTGCCACGCCTCCAGGAGAAGGAAGTATTGCTGTTGTACGGCTTTCTGGCTCACAAGCGATTGTTATTGCCGATCGTATTTTTTCTGGATCCGTGCCTGATTTTGCTTCTCATACCCTACATCTTGGACAAGTGATTTTTGAAGGAATCTTAATCGATCAAGCCCTTCTCCTCCTTATGCGTGCTCCTCGATCTTTCACTGGAGAAGATGTGGTCGAATTTCAGTGTCATGGAGGGTTTTTTGCCTGTTCCCAAATTTTAGACGCTTTAATTGCTTCGGGCGCCCGTCCCGCGCTACCTGGAGAATTCTCTCAACGAGCTTTTCTAAATGGAAAAATCGATCTCGTTCAAGCAGAGGCTATTCAAAATCTCATTGTTGCGGAAAATGTAGATGCGTTTCGGATTGCTCAGAGTCATTTTCAAGGAAATTTTTCTAAAAAAATTCAAGAAGTGCACACGTTGATTATCGAAGCACTAGCTTTTCTGGAAGTCTTGGGCGACTTTCCTGAAGAAGCACAGCCAGAACTCATTGTCCCTCAGGAAAAGATTCAAAGTGCTCTGAATATTGTCGTGGATTTCATTTCCAGTTTTGATGAGGGACAAAGACTCGCTCAAGGCACAAGTTTGATTCTCGCAGGCGAACCTAACGTAGGGAAATCCTCTCTACTCAATGCATTCCTTCAAAAAAATCGTGCTATCGTGAATCATATTCCTGGAACCACACGTGATATCTTAGAGGAACAGTGGCTTTTGCAAGGCAAGCGCATCTGGCTGATGGATACAGCAGGGCAAAGAACAACACACAACGATATCGAAAGAGAGGGCATTGAAAGAGCTCTTTCTGCTATGGAAGAAGCAGAAGGGATCCTTTGGGTATTAGATGCTACTCGGCCTCCAGCAGAGCTTCCTAAAATTCTTTTTGCCAAGCCTTCGTTCCTTTTATGGAATAAAGCCGATCTCAATCCCCCTCGATTCCTAGACACCTCGCTCCCTCAATTTGCAGTCTCAGCAAAAACTGGAGAAGGGCTTGCTGAAGTTAAACAAGCTTTAGGCCAATGGATGCAAAAACAAGAGGCAGGGAAAACCTCTAAAGTTTTCTTAGTTGCTTCTCGCCATCACACTATTTTACAAGAAGTTGCTCAATATCTGGGAGAAGCGCAGAAAAACCTACATCTCCAACCTCCAGAAATCACTGCTTTAGATTTAAGGCAGGCCCTTCAATCTATCGGGACTCTTTCAGGGAAAGAAGTTACTGAAACTATTTTAGGGGAAATTTTTAGTAAATTTTGTATTGGAAAATAG